One genomic region from Mesorhizobium terrae encodes:
- a CDS encoding DUF1772 domain-containing protein has product MFAPIVVIVTFIAALGSGLMAGLFFAYSNSVMPSLAQVPVPQGVLVMNTINTVIQNPLFLSIFMGTALLALFLVLAALLGWGVARPGWVVAGAALYIIGNIIVTIVVNVPMNDALAATAPDSQAAAQLWAVHLDRWVFWNHVRAFACTGALAAFIAALM; this is encoded by the coding sequence ATGTTTGCTCCGATCGTCGTTATCGTCACCTTCATTGCCGCGCTCGGCAGCGGCCTCATGGCGGGGCTGTTTTTCGCCTATTCCAATTCGGTGATGCCCTCGCTGGCGCAGGTACCGGTGCCCCAGGGCGTGCTGGTCATGAACACCATCAACACGGTCATCCAGAACCCGCTGTTCCTGTCCATCTTCATGGGCACGGCACTGCTGGCGCTGTTCCTGGTGCTGGCGGCTCTGCTCGGCTGGGGCGTCGCGCGGCCCGGTTGGGTGGTGGCGGGTGCGGCGCTTTACATCATCGGCAACATCATCGTCACCATAGTCGTCAACGTACCGATGAACGATGCGCTGGCGGCGACTGCGCCAGACAGTCAGGCGGCCGCCCAGCTTTGGGCGGTCCATCTCGACCGCTGGGTGTTCTGGAACCATGTGCGCGCCTTTGCCTGCACCGGCGCCCTGGCCGCCTTCATCGCGGCGTTGATGTAA
- the betI gene encoding transcriptional regulator BetI encodes MQETVSPMKTIDLEEQPAEPEQRGGPEKRGRKASKEVRRLQLIEATIDSLAKRGYADTTMADVADGAGLSRGIVNFHFESKEKLLVATLQHMYDEYSAHWRAAYTKAGDDPAAQLLALVVADFDRAVCNKRKLAAWCAFWGEAKSRPTYQALSGARDAAYQNLMQDLCGKLGQQAGYAYEPQALALSLSALLEGLWLRLMMGVEDVSRETALTSANEFLLTAFPKHFARAASGIRRMAT; translated from the coding sequence ATGCAGGAGACCGTTTCGCCGATGAAGACCATCGACCTGGAAGAACAACCCGCCGAGCCCGAGCAGCGGGGCGGGCCTGAAAAGCGCGGCCGCAAGGCCTCGAAGGAAGTGCGCCGGCTGCAGCTGATCGAGGCAACGATCGATTCGCTGGCCAAGCGCGGTTATGCCGACACCACCATGGCCGACGTCGCCGACGGCGCCGGCCTGTCGCGCGGCATCGTCAACTTCCATTTCGAGAGCAAGGAGAAGCTGCTCGTCGCCACGCTGCAGCATATGTACGACGAATATTCGGCGCATTGGCGCGCCGCCTACACCAAGGCCGGAGACGATCCGGCCGCCCAATTGCTGGCCCTGGTGGTGGCGGATTTCGACCGCGCCGTCTGCAACAAGCGCAAACTCGCCGCCTGGTGCGCCTTCTGGGGCGAGGCCAAGTCGCGCCCCACCTATCAGGCTTTGTCGGGCGCGCGCGACGCCGCCTACCAGAACCTGATGCAAGACCTCTGCGGCAAGCTCGGCCAGCAGGCAGGCTATGCCTACGAGCCGCAGGCGCTCGCGCTGTCGTTGAGCGCGCTTCTGGAAGGGCTTTGGCTGCGGTTGATGATGGGCGTCGAGGACGTGTCGCGGGAGACGGCGCTGACCTCGGCCAATGAATTCCTGCTCACCGCGTTCCCGAAACACTTCGCCCGCGCGGCGAGCGGAATCCGCCGTATGGCGACCTGA
- a CDS encoding extracellular solute-binding protein has translation MAFTFRPILLAATLASAAAGTAAFAAGGDLVVFDWSGYEDPLLHPDYAAKYSAEPSFSFFGDEDEAFEKLRAGFKADVGHPCAQSVVKWRDAGLLQPLDTSRITGWKDINPGLMKMKDLVTSGDGKAWLMPFDWGTSSLIYRTDKVTPEDAKSLRIFADPKFQGRVTIGDNVDDAFALASLVIGLKDWTKMTDAQFKEAADFLRQVHKNVRFYWTDDTSINQAFTGSEIDLAWGWAETYVTLKGQGVPLEMNRDTREGLSTWVCGYTLLKDAAHVDEAYDFFNAVNAPNVSSHIVTTFGYGHGNAAGMASVDKKLLADRGFDNLDAFLDKTLFQQPLPAELKQRMVAEFEKIKAGY, from the coding sequence ATGGCCTTTACGTTTCGCCCTATCCTCTTAGCCGCAACACTCGCCAGCGCTGCCGCCGGAACCGCGGCCTTCGCCGCTGGCGGCGACCTCGTCGTGTTCGACTGGTCGGGTTATGAGGACCCGCTGCTGCACCCCGACTACGCCGCCAAATACAGCGCCGAACCGAGCTTCTCCTTCTTCGGCGACGAGGACGAGGCCTTCGAGAAGCTGCGCGCCGGCTTCAAGGCCGATGTCGGCCACCCCTGCGCCCAGAGCGTGGTGAAATGGCGTGACGCCGGCCTGCTGCAGCCGCTCGACACATCCAGGATCACCGGCTGGAAGGACATCAACCCCGGGCTGATGAAGATGAAGGACCTCGTCACCAGCGGCGACGGCAAGGCATGGCTGATGCCGTTCGACTGGGGCACGTCCTCGCTGATCTACCGCACCGACAAGGTGACGCCCGAGGACGCGAAGTCGCTGCGCATCTTCGCCGACCCGAAATTCCAGGGCCGCGTCACCATCGGCGACAATGTCGACGACGCCTTCGCGCTGGCCAGCCTCGTCATCGGGCTGAAGGACTGGACCAAGATGACCGACGCCCAGTTCAAGGAAGCCGCTGACTTCCTGCGCCAGGTGCACAAGAACGTCCGCTTCTACTGGACCGACGACACCTCCATCAACCAGGCCTTCACCGGCAGCGAGATCGACCTCGCCTGGGGCTGGGCCGAAACCTATGTCACGCTGAAGGGCCAGGGCGTGCCGCTGGAGATGAACCGCGACACCAGGGAAGGCCTGTCGACCTGGGTGTGCGGTTATACGCTGCTGAAAGACGCCGCCCATGTCGACGAGGCCTACGACTTCTTCAACGCCGTCAACGCGCCGAATGTGTCGAGCCACATCGTCACCACCTTCGGCTACGGTCATGGCAACGCCGCTGGCATGGCCTCGGTCGACAAGAAGCTGCTTGCCGACCGGGGTTTCGACAACCTCGACGCCTTCCTCGACAAGACCCTCTTCCAGCAGCCGCTGCCGGCGGAGCTGAAACAGCGCATGGTCGCCGAGTTCGAGAAAATCAAAGCCGGTTATTGA
- a CDS encoding NAD(P)H-binding protein, producing the protein MTNTTSKPVLILGGTGKTGRRLAERLEARNIPVRIGSRSGSPAFDWTDKAGWAGALEGVGAVYISYYPDLAVPGAAEAVDEFARLAVSHGVRRLVLLSGRGEPEAQRAEELVQASGADWTILRCAWFAQNFSESFLFEPVLAGEVVLPVGEVKEPFIDADDIADVAAAVLSEDGHLGEVYELTGPRLISFPEAVAEIAGASGRDIRFVRVPQDAYNAAMAEHGVPADLIWLVNELFTEVLDGRNASLTDGVQRAIGRAPKDFSIYTAETTAAGVWNLNR; encoded by the coding sequence ATGACCAACACAACATCCAAGCCGGTCCTGATCCTTGGCGGTACCGGCAAGACCGGCCGCAGGCTGGCTGAAAGGCTGGAAGCCAGGAACATTCCGGTCCGCATCGGCTCGCGCTCGGGAAGCCCGGCCTTCGACTGGACCGACAAGGCAGGCTGGGCCGGCGCCCTCGAAGGCGTTGGCGCCGTCTACATCAGCTATTATCCCGATCTCGCCGTGCCGGGCGCCGCGGAAGCGGTCGACGAATTCGCCCGGCTGGCGGTAAGCCACGGCGTGCGCCGGCTGGTGCTGCTTTCCGGCCGCGGCGAGCCGGAAGCGCAGCGCGCCGAGGAACTGGTGCAGGCATCGGGCGCCGACTGGACGATCCTGCGCTGTGCCTGGTTCGCGCAGAACTTCTCCGAGAGCTTCCTGTTCGAGCCGGTCCTGGCTGGCGAAGTTGTCTTGCCGGTCGGCGAGGTGAAGGAGCCGTTCATCGATGCCGACGATATCGCCGATGTGGCGGCCGCGGTGCTGAGCGAAGACGGCCATCTGGGCGAGGTCTATGAATTGACCGGCCCGCGTCTCATCTCTTTCCCGGAGGCGGTCGCCGAAATCGCCGGGGCAAGCGGCCGCGACATCCGCTTCGTGCGCGTGCCGCAGGATGCCTACAATGCCGCCATGGCCGAACATGGCGTGCCGGCCGACCTGATCTGGCTGGTCAACGAGCTGTTCACCGAAGTGCTCGACGGCCGCAACGCCTCGCTCACCGACGGTGTGCAGCGTGCAATCGGCCGCGCGCCGAAGGACTTTTCAATCTATACCGCTGAAACCACCGCCGCCGGCGTGTGGAACCTGAACCGTTGA
- a CDS encoding RDD family protein, with amino-acid sequence MADDGGASRDPTWFDEALNWPGRPGLWRRLAALSIDYIVVFVIFFPLTSLAHYLTDGGVKSTFSLRWNLCQAATLNHSSDPSLSRYSWNVCRTSIFGLKIAESAVGTAPDQQAGEPSSISLDLDSKGNFRPAALDLGFLEPLVLALYFFVLERKSGQSIGKRSMAIKVHDQYDKHRTGLSVQTSARRQTMKFLGFAPMALLGGWYALQAWGDVPGTIQQISNLEIVIALVVSAIALVWPIWIMISTALGDDPIHDRVASTTVRLFEIET; translated from the coding sequence ATGGCTGATGATGGCGGCGCCAGCCGTGATCCAACTTGGTTTGATGAAGCGCTGAATTGGCCTGGTCGCCCGGGCCTATGGCGCAGGCTGGCAGCCCTATCTATTGACTATATAGTTGTTTTTGTTATATTTTTTCCACTTACATCTCTTGCTCATTATTTGACTGACGGTGGGGTGAAAAGCACGTTCTCGCTTCGCTGGAATCTCTGCCAAGCGGCGACCCTGAACCATTCAAGCGACCCGTCACTTAGTCGCTATAGTTGGAATGTATGCAGAACATCCATTTTCGGTCTGAAAATAGCCGAATCGGCAGTCGGAACTGCGCCCGACCAGCAAGCGGGTGAGCCTTCCTCCATCTCGCTAGATCTCGATTCAAAAGGCAACTTTCGACCGGCAGCCCTGGACCTCGGCTTCCTCGAACCGCTTGTCCTCGCCCTCTATTTCTTTGTTTTGGAGCGGAAATCTGGACAGTCGATTGGCAAACGAAGCATGGCAATCAAGGTACACGACCAGTATGACAAACATCGCACCGGATTGTCGGTGCAAACGTCTGCTCGTCGGCAAACAATGAAGTTCCTCGGATTCGCACCGATGGCGCTCCTTGGAGGTTGGTATGCCCTTCAGGCTTGGGGCGATGTCCCGGGAACGATTCAGCAAATTTCCAATCTGGAAATAGTGATCGCGCTCGTCGTTTCTGCGATCGCTCTGGTTTGGCCGATCTGGATAATGATATCCACTGCACTCGGCGACGATCCAATCCACGATCGGGTTGCAAGCACGACAGTTCGCCTGTTTGAGATTGAGACCTGA
- a CDS encoding SelT/SelW/SelH family protein, giving the protein MDKPRIVITYCTQCQWLLRAGWMAQELLSTFATDLGEVVLVPGTGGIFTIQCNDTLIWDRKRDGGFPDAARLKQLVRDVIDPERDLGHSDRNKA; this is encoded by the coding sequence ATGGACAAGCCCCGCATCGTCATCACCTATTGCACGCAGTGCCAGTGGCTGTTGCGCGCCGGCTGGATGGCGCAAGAGCTTTTGTCCACTTTTGCTACTGACCTCGGCGAGGTCGTGCTGGTTCCGGGCACCGGTGGCATCTTCACCATCCAGTGCAACGACACACTCATCTGGGACCGCAAGCGCGATGGCGGCTTTCCCGATGCCGCCAGGCTGAAGCAGCTGGTGCGCGATGTGATCGACCCCGAGCGCGACCTCGGTCATTCCGACCGCAACAAGGCGTAG
- a CDS encoding class I SAM-dependent methyltransferase yields MSRTTHAGAPDAGPEYDDAAIRFLAALWGEGYLSPGGPDEVDRIVEGLALEGKSLLDIGCGAGGITLHLLVRHGLAKVTGFDVELPVVEAARGRAKAAEIKGRAVFVQAPPGPLPFADASFDVVFSKDALLHVPDKEALFAEIFRVLKPGGVFAASDWLIGHDDEPSPAMKNYVAAEGLSFAMASPMRYAEAMREAGFVGVATRDRNPWYREVARAELERLKGPLYAVAARAVGAAYVDKNIRTWEAMQKVLDSGEHRPTHLRGWKPGEIG; encoded by the coding sequence ATGAGCAGGACGACGCATGCGGGCGCACCGGATGCCGGCCCGGAATATGACGATGCCGCGATCCGCTTCCTGGCCGCGCTCTGGGGCGAAGGTTATCTGTCGCCCGGCGGCCCCGACGAGGTCGACCGCATCGTCGAGGGCCTCGCCCTTGAGGGCAAGAGCCTGCTCGATATCGGCTGCGGCGCCGGCGGCATCACGCTGCACCTGCTTGTTAGGCATGGCTTGGCCAAGGTGACGGGTTTCGACGTGGAACTGCCGGTCGTAGAGGCGGCGCGCGGGCGGGCGAAGGCGGCTGAGATAAAAGGACGCGCCGTCTTCGTCCAGGCCCCGCCGGGCCCGCTGCCCTTCGCCGACGCCTCCTTCGACGTCGTCTTTTCCAAGGACGCGCTGCTGCATGTGCCCGACAAGGAGGCGCTGTTTGCCGAGATCTTCCGGGTGCTGAAGCCAGGCGGCGTCTTTGCCGCCAGCGACTGGCTGATCGGCCATGACGACGAGCCGTCCCCGGCGATGAAGAACTATGTCGCCGCCGAGGGCCTGTCCTTCGCCATGGCCTCGCCGATGCGTTATGCCGAGGCGATGCGCGAGGCCGGCTTCGTCGGCGTCGCCACCCGCGACCGCAACCCGTGGTATCGCGAGGTGGCGCGGGCGGAACTGGAACGCCTGAAAGGCCCGCTCTACGCGGTTGCCGCCAGGGCGGTCGGCGCCGCCTATGTCGACAAGAACATCCGCACCTGGGAGGCGATGCAGAAGGTGCTTGACTCGGGCGAGCACCGCCCCACTCATCTGCGCGGCTGGAAGCCCGGCGAGATTGGATAG
- a CDS encoding substrate-binding domain-containing protein gives MKTKTRYWTMALALAGVLAAAATTASHSAGSDLVVFDWAGYELPEFHPKYTEKQGSAPTYAFFGDEDEAFEKLRSGFKSDLAHPCSQSVVKWRDAGLLQPLDTSKITAWKDLNPGIMKMKDLATSADGTAWFMPWDWGNTQLTYNSDKVDEKDVQSLKAFADPKFKGRVSIGDNVDDAYALAALVIGLKDWTQMTDDQFKQASDFLRQVHKNVRLYWTDTTNIVQALTGNEIDLAWAWNDATAQSVLAGAPIKANRDTKEGISTWVCGYVRLKDAPGNADQAYDFLNAINEPDVANVLVKNWGYGQANAKGMAAVDPALLKGKGYDDVDKFVDKTLFQSPIPAELKQKMIAEFEKIKAGY, from the coding sequence ATGAAGACGAAAACCCGCTATTGGACGATGGCATTGGCGCTGGCAGGCGTTTTGGCGGCGGCGGCAACCACCGCCTCGCATTCCGCTGGCAGCGACCTGGTCGTCTTTGACTGGGCGGGTTACGAGCTGCCGGAATTCCATCCCAAATACACCGAGAAACAGGGCAGCGCCCCGACCTACGCCTTCTTCGGCGACGAGGACGAGGCGTTCGAGAAGCTGCGCTCCGGCTTCAAGTCCGACCTTGCCCATCCCTGTTCGCAAAGCGTGGTGAAATGGCGCGACGCCGGCCTGCTGCAGCCGCTCGACACCTCCAAGATCACCGCCTGGAAGGACCTGAACCCCGGCATCATGAAGATGAAGGACCTGGCCACCTCGGCCGACGGCACCGCCTGGTTCATGCCCTGGGACTGGGGCAACACCCAGCTCACCTATAATTCCGATAAGGTCGATGAAAAGGACGTTCAGTCGCTGAAGGCCTTCGCCGACCCCAAATTCAAGGGTCGCGTCTCGATCGGCGACAATGTCGACGACGCCTACGCGCTGGCCGCTCTCGTCATCGGGCTGAAGGACTGGACCCAGATGACCGACGACCAGTTCAAGCAGGCGTCGGACTTCCTGCGGCAAGTGCACAAGAATGTCCGGCTCTACTGGACCGACACCACCAACATCGTCCAGGCGCTGACCGGCAACGAGATCGACCTCGCCTGGGCCTGGAACGACGCCACCGCGCAGTCGGTGCTGGCCGGCGCCCCGATCAAGGCCAACCGTGACACCAAGGAAGGCATCTCCACCTGGGTCTGCGGCTATGTCAGGCTGAAGGACGCCCCCGGCAATGCCGACCAGGCTTATGATTTCCTCAACGCCATCAACGAGCCCGACGTCGCCAATGTGCTGGTCAAGAACTGGGGTTACGGTCAGGCCAATGCCAAGGGCATGGCGGCGGTCGACCCGGCCCTGCTCAAGGGCAAGGGTTACGACGATGTCGACAAATTCGTCGACAAGACGCTGTTCCAGTCGCCGATCCCGGCGGAACTCAAGCAGAAGATGATTGCCGAATTCGAGAAGATCAAAGCGGGGTATTGA
- a CDS encoding trimethylamine methyltransferase family protein encodes MIDAVVTESRRERRRVRGDEAGNAARRKPDYRTLRNPFLPQPVFSEDQVAAIHDTALRVLEELGIKVLLAEARELYRRAGAVVDEETQMVRIGRDIVTAALASAPKSIRAYAGDRSRDLVLETGTLSFLAGSGAPNVTNLDRGRRPGNLADFENLVRIVQSFDALHMMGPFIEAQDVDNRFRHYAVNRAQLTLSDKLPFVFARGAPQVEDCFEMLRLARGLSDDDFLSNVYCYTVINTNSPRMLDIPMAQGIIDFARAGQMSVITPFCLAGAMAPITVAGALTLQHAEALAGLALAQISRAGAPVVYGSFSSNVDMKSGAPAFGTPEHVKATLGSGQLARFIGLPWRSGGGSAANVSDAQAAHETQFSLWGTVLAGATMCIHAAGWLEGGLSVSFEKLVTDIEALQTIAELCAAVPGDADAIGFDAIAEVQPGGHFFAARHTMTRYRTAFYEPLVADLSNFGSWTEAGSRTATERANTVWKRTLAEFEPPASTAGRAEVLDAFIAKRTGQGGAEPVS; translated from the coding sequence ATGATCGACGCAGTGGTGACGGAGAGCCGCCGCGAAAGACGGCGCGTCAGGGGTGACGAAGCGGGGAACGCCGCGCGGCGCAAGCCCGACTACCGCACTCTGCGCAACCCCTTCCTGCCGCAGCCGGTGTTTTCCGAGGACCAGGTAGCCGCCATCCACGACACCGCGCTGCGCGTGCTGGAAGAGCTCGGCATCAAGGTGCTGCTGGCGGAAGCGCGCGAACTCTACCGTCGCGCCGGCGCCGTCGTCGATGAAGAGACGCAAATGGTGCGCATCGGCCGCGACATCGTCACGGCAGCCCTTGCCTCCGCGCCGAAGTCGATCCGGGCCTATGCCGGCGACCGATCGAGGGACCTTGTGCTGGAAACGGGCACGCTCAGTTTCCTGGCGGGCTCCGGCGCCCCCAACGTGACGAACCTCGACCGGGGCCGCCGCCCCGGCAACCTCGCCGATTTCGAGAATCTTGTCCGCATCGTCCAGAGCTTCGATGCCCTGCATATGATGGGCCCGTTCATCGAGGCCCAGGACGTCGACAACCGGTTCCGCCACTATGCGGTCAACCGGGCGCAGTTGACGCTTTCCGACAAGCTGCCCTTTGTCTTCGCGCGCGGCGCGCCGCAGGTTGAAGACTGTTTCGAGATGCTGCGCCTGGCGCGTGGCCTTTCCGACGACGACTTCCTGTCGAACGTTTACTGCTACACCGTCATCAACACCAATTCGCCCCGCATGCTCGACATTCCGATGGCGCAAGGCATCATCGACTTCGCGCGGGCCGGCCAGATGTCGGTCATCACGCCCTTCTGCCTGGCCGGTGCCATGGCGCCCATCACGGTTGCCGGCGCGCTCACGCTGCAGCATGCCGAGGCGCTGGCCGGGCTGGCGCTCGCCCAGATCAGCCGCGCCGGCGCGCCGGTGGTCTATGGCAGCTTCTCCTCCAATGTCGACATGAAGTCCGGTGCTCCGGCCTTCGGCACGCCCGAACATGTCAAGGCGACGCTCGGCTCCGGCCAGCTCGCGCGCTTCATCGGCCTGCCATGGCGTTCCGGCGGCGGCAGCGCCGCCAATGTTTCCGACGCGCAGGCCGCGCACGAAACCCAGTTCTCGCTGTGGGGCACGGTGCTGGCGGGAGCCACGATGTGCATCCACGCCGCCGGCTGGCTGGAAGGCGGCCTGAGCGTTTCCTTCGAAAAGCTGGTCACCGACATCGAGGCGCTGCAGACCATCGCCGAACTCTGCGCCGCCGTCCCGGGCGATGCCGACGCGATCGGCTTCGATGCCATCGCCGAGGTGCAGCCGGGCGGACATTTCTTCGCCGCGCGGCACACCATGACGCGCTATCGCACCGCCTTCTACGAACCGCTGGTCGCCGATCTCTCCAATTTCGGCTCGTGGACCGAGGCAGGCTCGCGCACGGCGACGGAGCGCGCCAACACCGTCTGGAAACGAACGCTCGCTGAATTCGAGCCTCCGGCCTCCACCGCCGGCCGCGCCGAGGTCCTCGACGCCTTCATCGCGAAGCGAACCGGGCAAGGCGGCGCTGAACCGGTCTCGTGA
- a CDS encoding flavin monoamine oxidase family protein, translating to MIHDVIVIGAGFAGLSAALALRDAGLEVLVLEARQRVGGRVESRIDGLGDRYDSGGQFLCEDMPQVMALAFRHGKTLVPAPTDGAFTLQPSMSEEDGEALWLASFAIRERMNAIDPADPAIRDLSVADWLARQPDAADAKSAFRSTIEGLWCQPLDAVPLWYLVDNDRRITNEVSELQYFPGETMHRLAEDLAAGLGDRIRLSTPVTEIRREESGVVVVTPAGPFQALHVVVAVPPVTASRIAFSPPLPAQLAGALGAWRCGTVIKMRLRYARAFWRDEGRNGMVLWRDIHGLFACDTSRDDGHTILTVFAGGPLALRLRALGADGMRAEVLDRLVAALGTDARDVLDFAARDWSDEPWSGGGYSDSVADFSAQDAEAVLRAGASPIHFACSELSLSFPGYVEGAIVSGRRAAEAVCDMFDLPVGLDPLG from the coding sequence ATGATCCATGACGTGATCGTCATCGGGGCCGGCTTTGCCGGCCTTTCTGCTGCATTGGCCCTGCGCGACGCCGGCCTCGAAGTGCTGGTGCTGGAGGCGCGCCAGCGCGTCGGCGGTCGCGTCGAATCCCGGATCGATGGTCTCGGCGACCGCTACGACAGCGGCGGCCAGTTCCTGTGCGAGGACATGCCTCAGGTGATGGCGTTGGCATTCCGCCACGGCAAGACCCTGGTGCCGGCGCCCACCGACGGTGCCTTCACCCTGCAACCGTCCATGTCGGAGGAAGACGGCGAGGCGCTCTGGCTGGCCAGTTTCGCCATTCGCGAGCGCATGAACGCGATCGACCCCGCCGATCCGGCCATTCGCGACCTCAGCGTGGCGGACTGGCTGGCCCGCCAGCCGGACGCCGCCGATGCCAAGTCGGCTTTCCGGTCGACCATAGAGGGCCTGTGGTGCCAGCCGCTCGACGCCGTGCCCCTGTGGTACCTCGTCGACAATGACCGTCGCATCACCAACGAGGTCTCGGAGCTGCAATATTTTCCGGGCGAGACCATGCACCGGCTTGCCGAGGACCTCGCTGCCGGGCTCGGTGACCGCATCCGCCTGTCGACGCCGGTAACCGAAATCCGCCGCGAAGAGTCTGGCGTTGTTGTGGTGACGCCGGCCGGTCCGTTTCAGGCGCTACACGTCGTCGTCGCCGTGCCGCCCGTCACCGCCAGCCGCATCGCCTTTTCGCCGCCCTTGCCGGCGCAGCTCGCCGGGGCGCTCGGCGCCTGGCGCTGCGGCACGGTCATCAAGATGCGGCTTCGCTACGCCCGCGCCTTCTGGCGCGACGAGGGCCGCAACGGCATGGTGTTGTGGCGCGACATCCACGGGCTGTTCGCCTGCGACACCAGCCGCGACGACGGCCACACGATCCTGACCGTCTTCGCCGGCGGTCCGCTGGCCTTGCGGCTGCGCGCGCTCGGCGCCGACGGCATGCGCGCCGAGGTGCTGGACCGGCTGGTCGCGGCGCTCGGCACCGACGCCCGCGACGTGCTCGACTTTGCCGCCCGCGACTGGAGCGACGAGCCGTGGAGCGGTGGCGGCTACAGCGACAGCGTCGCCGATTTTTCCGCGCAGGATGCCGAAGCCGTACTTCGCGCCGGCGCGTCGCCGATCCATTTCGCCTGTTCGGAATTGTCGCTGTCTTTTCCCGGCTATGTCGAAGGCGCCATCGTCAGCGGGCGCCGGGCGGCGGAAGCGGTCTGCGATATGTTCGACCTGCCGGTCGGCCTCGACCCGCTAGGGTAA
- a CDS encoding YebC/PmpR family DNA-binding transcriptional regulator, with amino-acid sequence MAGHSQFKNIMHRKGRQDAVRSKIFSKLAREITVAAKQGMPDPAMNPRLRLAIQNAKAESMPKDNIQRAINKASGGDAENYEEVRYEGYGPGGVALIVEALTDNRNRSASNVRAAFTKAGGAMGETGSVSFMWDRIGEIVYPAKAGNADKVMEAAIDAGADDVETDEEGHTIYCAFENLGEVSKALEGALGEAESVKAIWKPQNNIPVDEERAQSLMKLVATLEDDDDVQNVYANFEVDDATLAKLSAA; translated from the coding sequence ATGGCCGGCCATTCACAGTTTAAAAACATCATGCATCGCAAGGGCCGCCAGGACGCGGTCCGCTCGAAGATCTTCTCCAAGCTCGCCCGCGAAATCACCGTCGCCGCCAAGCAGGGGATGCCCGACCCGGCGATGAACCCGCGTCTGCGTCTGGCCATCCAGAACGCCAAGGCCGAGTCGATGCCGAAGGACAACATCCAGCGCGCCATCAACAAGGCTTCCGGCGGCGACGCCGAGAACTACGAGGAAGTGCGCTACGAAGGCTATGGCCCGGGTGGCGTCGCGCTGATCGTCGAGGCGCTGACCGACAACCGCAACCGCTCCGCCTCCAATGTGCGCGCGGCCTTCACCAAGGCCGGCGGCGCCATGGGCGAAACCGGCTCGGTCTCCTTCATGTGGGATCGCATCGGCGAAATCGTCTATCCGGCCAAGGCCGGCAACGCCGACAAGGTGATGGAAGCGGCGATCGACGCCGGTGCCGACGATGTCGAGACCGACGAGGAAGGCCACACCATCTACTGCGCCTTCGAAAATCTCGGCGAAGTCTCCAAAGCGCTCGAAGGCGCGCTCGGCGAGGCGGAATCGGTCAAGGCGATCTGGAAGCCGCAGAACAACATCCCGGTCGACGAAGAACGCGCGCAGTCGCTGATGAAGCTGGTGGCGACGCTGGAAGACGACGACGACGTCCAGAACGTCTACGCCAATTTCGAGGTCGACGACGCAACGCTGGCCAAGCTCAGCGCGGCTTAG